The DNA sequence ATTTCATGCCACAACGGTTCTTGTTGAAAATATAACCTTTTTAAGTTGATCACAAAACAAACCCAACTTTTCGAAAGTTTTGCAATTTtatcttatattaaaaaaaaattactacttagttTCTAAGATACAAAAAAATTTACCAATTactttctcaattttaaaatatacatttaaatattcttatattttaaaaaaattactaattagtcATCCCTTAATTTTAGCCCTCGACTAttataaaaaagtctaaaatatttcctaatttagtttataataattttttagacaAATTCAAggttatttaaattgaatgagaTTCTAAACTACCAGGAAATCTActgttagattttttaaattgatagaTAGGgctattaatttgaataaaatagtaGGAGACTATAATTAAAGATTAAAGATCTTATGttataattagaaaatatatGAAACTAATAATTGATATTTCTACATTTGTAGATCATTTACCACCATGTGTAATAGACTATCCTTGTGAAGCATTCTTAATGCTAACAAATTAACTGGACCGAATTTTTTGGACTGATATCACAATTGGAGAATTTTTCTCAAATAAGAAAAGATGTTATATGTTCTCGATCGAGACATGTTTGGTGCTCCTGATGAGTGCTAGTGATATTGTTAAGGATAAGTACATTTGTCATATTGATAATGATGAGCAAGCTACATGTGTGATGTTAGCTAATATGAGTCTTGAGCTTCAGAAGCAATAGGAGAATATGGACGCTCACGCTATAAGCTTTCATCTGAAGGAGTAGTTTCTCTCAAGGTAGGATTGAGAGGTATAAAACTTCAAATAAATTGTTCAGTTGCAAGATGACAGAAGATTCTTCAATCCATTTCCATGGTCTGAAGAtgattgggtttataaaaacaTTGACCCAATTAGGTTTTATCATAAACCATGAGTTAAGTGTTTACTTAGTTTTGTAGTTTTTGTCATCTAGCtttaatcaatttattataaACTTTAACATGAATAAGTTAGATGCTACCCTATTTGAGTTGGTGAATATGCTTATAACTATTAAAAAAgcctttaaaaagaaaaaagcttcTATTCTTTTGGTTCAGTCTTCTAAGTCTAATAAAAAAAAGCCTAAGAAGAAGCAAAACAAGAGAAAGCAAGCAGCATTGAAGCCTGCTGGAGGTGTCAAGAAAGATAAGGGTACCTACCCATTATTGTGGCAAAGAAGGTCATTGGAGGAGAAACTGTAAGGAGTATCTTGCAATCTCTAAGGCAAATAAGCTAGGTGAAGTTTTGTTTCAGGTATATTTATGACTGAGATTAacctttttacattttattcatATACTTGGGTATTTGATACCATGTATGTATttcacatttttaataatatgtagGGACTAAAGCATAGTAGAAAGTTGAAGAAATGAGAGGTGGACTTACGAGTGATAagtggagcaagagttgctacATTAACTGTAAGGACTTATTATATGCTTTTACCTTCTAACTTAGTATTagagttaaataattattattttatttcagtaCTTTGTAAAAACAttgtttcagttttatttttagCTTTAAATAAtggatttaaattaattattgagaATGATATTTGTTCTTCTATAATAAAGGAGTTTATTATGGGACTAAAGTTTATATAGACGGTCTATATAAGGTTTCTACTGATAGGCCTATactcaatataaataaaaaaaaaaaaacttaaaatggaTAATCAACACTTACCTTATCTTTGGCATTGCAGCCTTGGTTATATAAATGAGATAAGAATTATTAAGTTACAAAAAGAAGGATTTCGTGATCCTTTTGATTATGAATCGTATGAAACTTATGAAGTTAGTTTAATGagtaaaatgattaaaatatctttttatagGAAAAGGTAAAAGGTCAAAAGAGTTATTAGCCCTTATACATATAAATGTATGTGGACCAATGACTATCCAAGCCATAGgtgaatatttatatttcattatatTCATTGATGACTATACTAGATATGATTATatgtatttaatgaaatataaatctGAATCTTTTGAAAATTTCAAAGAATTCGGAATTGAAGTTGAGAAACAAactagagaaaaaaaatattaaaacacttAGATCCGATCGAGGTGAAGAATATTTTAGTCAAAAGTTTCGTGATTATCTAACAGAGAATGGGATTCTCTCACAATGGACTCCACCTGGAACACCTCAACATAATGGATTTTCAAAAATGAAAAACTGTATTTTATTAGATTGGTATGGTCCATGATGAGTCTTGCAAACTTACCTTTATTCTTTTGGGGTTCTGCCTTACAAACTGCGATATTCCTTCTTAATAGAGTTTCATCCAAATCTGTAGATAAGACTCCATGTGAGGTGTGAACTAACAAAAGACCAGTCTTATCACATATAGAAATTTGGGGATGTGATGCTTAAGTAAAGCATTCGATATCTTGATAAGCTAAAAGCTAAGTCAAATAAATATAAGTTTGTGGGATATCCAAAAGAAATTATTGGATATTATTTCTACCATCCTATTATTGAGAGAAAAGTATTTATCTCAAAAGATGCTACTTTTCTAGAAATAGAGTTTTCCTCAAAGGAAGCAGTGTGAATCAAATAGTTTTAAGAAGTTCAAGAACCATAAACTGACATCTAAATGGAATAAGAAGTAGAAACTGCAACGTCAACTATAGAAGCACAAGTTTAAGTTCTACCGCGTAGATCTGTTAGGATGAGTCACTATAGAAGCACAAGTTTAAGTTCTACCACGTAGATCTGTTAGGATGAGTCATGCTCTAATAAGGTTAGACCTTCTTATGGAGATTCATAACAACATTTTACTCATGTCTCATGAGCCTAACAACTATGAGTAAGCAATGTTTGATATTTATTCTTTAGATTGGCTTGAAGTAATGAAACCTAAAATGGATTTCATGTATACTAACCAAGTATAGACTTGGTTGATGCACTTGAAGGAATAAAATCTATTTGATGAAAGtgagtttttaagagaaaaactgaTATGGAAGGTAATGTACAAACGTATAAGGCCAAACTTCGAGAGACTAAAACATATTGTATTTATCACATAATCCTTGAGGCAAACAAATAGTTGTTTGACCTTATGCCCATGACCGAGATGTTCCTTAGCTTCGACACTTATTCCTTCAACATCAGGTACATTATTTTCAGTAGTCAATCCATTACCAATACCAATATTTTCATCAATAATAAAACCATTTTCAGCAGCTCCTATTACGATACAAACATCCTCCTCTTCTTCACAATTCTCCTAATTTCAGTCATTTTGTACCTACGTAAATCCCAACTAAGCGGTCATCTATATCCACTTATGTAACATATGAAAATTTCATTTCCATAAACACCACATCTCGAGACACAATATTTAGAGGTGTCTAAATCAAATAATCTACATCCTTCCTTTTCAAAGGGATAACCAACAAAACACACTAGCGATGTCACGTGTCTTTAATTTAGCTTTTGAATAATTATTGCTTTGAATAAGTCttgattttatttgtattttatttgTTAGTTGTTGCATAATAGTAGTTTGTTTCCTTGTATTTAGCTTAAAGTTGTTAGCTTGTTGGCTATTTAAAGTGAATGAAATAAACATACcgggagagaaaaaaaaacaattatcaATATGTTACTTTGACGTAGAGGCCTGGTTTCCTCAATTAAACCATTTCGTCTTTTAATCTTTCCTTCATTATCAGTATAGGTTCCAAAAGTAAAAAGCTGTTTGTAccaaagtggtatcagagctctggAATGGATCAAAGAGTCGAGCTGCTCGAACAATCAGTTCAGTCTCTTTCGGGTGGTCAGGAAGGCATCGCTAAGCGCCTTGAAGAGCTTTTCTCTCAGCTCAATTCACGGATGGACCGATTGTCCATTCAGTCCTCTCCTGGAAAGGGAGTCGAATATGAGGCACACACCCCTGAGTCTAGAACCAACCTTACTCGCTCTGGGAGTACTTCTTACACTCCTAAACTGGTAAAACTGGACTTTCCACGTTTTGATGAGAAGGAAGACCCTTCAAGCTGGGTTTGCAGGGCAGAGCAATTCTTTCAATTCCACCACACGTTGGATGACGAACGAGTTGAGATTGCCTCATTCCATTTGGTGGGTGATGCACAATTATGGTACCAGTTACTTAAACAAGAGAATCCTGTAATTACATGGGCAGATTTTAAAGAAGGATTTTATGCAAGGTATGGTCCTAACCAACTTGTCGATTACTTTGGGGAATTGTCGAAGCTTCAACAACGTCGTACCGTTCAAATGTACCAAACTCAGTTTGAAAAATTATTGGCGAAGGTGGGGCCATTATCACAAGCACGACAAGTTGGCTGCTTTGTCAGCGGGTTGATCTCATCCATTAGAACAAATGTGCAAGCCAATCGGCCGAAGTCCTTATCTGAAGCGATCGCACTAGCAAGGTTGTATGAAGCCAGAAATTCAGTCCAAGTGAAGGGGACCTCCACAACGTCCCGTCCAGCATTTCAAACATCACGTCCCTCACCTGTAATCAGTCAACTAGCAGCAAATCCTATAAAACGTCTGACTTGGGAAGAACtcaatgaaagaaagaaattgggttTATGCTTCAAGTGCAATGAGAAATTTGGACTTGGGCACCGATGTAAAAAACTCTTTTCAATTCAAGCAGTTTTAGAAGAGAGTGATGATGATATGGAGATGGAGATAGAAGAGCAAGATCAAACAGAGGTACCTGCAATTTCCTTACATGCAATCTCAGGATTTGAAGGACCAGACAAGATGAGGCTTAGAGGGAAATTGGCAAATCAGTTTGGCACTATTTTAGTGGATTCTGGCAGCACCCACAACTTTGTGAGTGAGAAATTTGCACGGAAAGCGGGCATAGAACCAACTACaagcaaaaaaattaaagtgcTTGTTGCTTCTGGGGAGGAACTAATGAGTTCAGGTAAATGTACACAAACTGAAATTCTGATTCAGGGAGTTCCAATTATTGTAGATTTATACATTTTACCTTTGGAAGGCTATGATGTGGTTCTTGGAACACAGTGGCTGCGAACATTGGGGACAATAATTTGGGATTTTTCAGATCTTCTCATGACGTTTAATTTGGATGGGAAGCAAGTGATTTTGCAGGGATCAATAGTTCCAGATAATCAGCTTATCTCAGCCTACCGGATGGAGCATCTGATCCAGTTTGCGAAAAAAGGGTTCCTGCTACAGATAATTGGAGACCAATCGGATTCTCCAGAGATTCCTAAGCTGCACCCACAAATTCAGGCTTTCTTGGATAAATTCAGAGTCGTTGCGAATGAACCAGTGGGGCTACCCCCTCAATGGCTCCATGACCATAAGATTCCTTTAAAAAATTCCGAACCTATTTCTGTCCGTCCTTACCGCTACCCACACTACCAGTAGACTGAAATTGAGAAAATTGTGTCCGAGATGCTGACTGCAGGAATAATTCGACCAAGCCAAAGTCCATATTCTGCTCCTCTTTTGCTAGTAAAGAAGTCCGATGGATCTTGGCGAATGTGTATCGATTACCGGGAATTAAACAAAAACACAGTGAAAGATAAATTCCCCATCCCTGTTATTGAAGAATTGCTTGATGAGCTGGATGGTGCTCAATATTTTACTAAGCTAGACCTCCGATCAGGCTACTACCAGGTTCGGGTATATTCAGATGACATTGAAAAAACGGCTTTCCGAACTCATCATGGCCACTACGAGTTTCTGGTGATGTCGTTCGGTCTTACTAATGCTCCTTCAACTTTTCAATCTCTAATGAATGAGGTATTCAAAGGTTTCCTACGGAAATTTGTTCTTGTTTTTTTTGACGATATACTTATCTACAGTAAAACTTGGGATGATCATATTAAACATCTGGAGGTTGTATTTTCAATCTTGCAAATTCATCAATTGTTTGTAAGAATTGAAAAGTGTCAATTCGGCCAAAGGTAAGTTAAGTACCTTGGTCATGTGATTTCTAATGGTGGAGTTACTGTAGATCCAGAGAAGATTGAATCCATCCAAGGTTGGCTGAAACCCACTTCTCCAAAAGCCTTGCGGGGATTTTTGAGCCTTTGTGGTTATTACAGGAAATTTATACAACATTTCAGGAAAATAGCCAGCCCTCTAACCAGGATGTTAAAGAAAGATGGTTTCGAATGGACCCCAATGGCAGAAGAAGCATTTgtcaaattgaaaaaaagctATGACTTGTGCCCCAGTGTTAGCTTGGCCGAATTtctctaaaaaatttattgtggAGTGTGATGCCTCGGGGACGGGGGTAGGAGCTATGCTACTACAGGAGCTGCCAATTGCCTTTTTCAGTCATGCTCTACAGGGCAACCATCTTCTCTTATCCACTTATGAGAAGGAGATGCTAGCATTGGTTCTTGCTGTTCAAAAATGGAGGCCCTATCTTCTTGGTCAGACTTTCATTGTGCGGACAGACCACCAGAGCTTAAAGCATCTATGGAGTCAACGAATTACAACATCAGCCCAGCTGAAATGGCTATTTAAATTAATGGGCTACAGTTTTACCATTGAGTACAAGGGTGGCAAAGAAAACATTGTGGCCGATGCTTTATCCAGACATAAAGATGACGAACAGGTGGGGGGACACGTGTTGGCAATCTCTTATCCAATCCCAAATTGGATTGATCCAATCAAAGAAGAGATCATGGCTGATCCTGATTTGCAGAAAAAAATTCAGCAGATACATGATGGGGAAGCGCTTGGTCCATGGGAGTATAGAGATGGAATTCTATTTTTCAAAGGTAGAATATTTTTATCCGAGAATTCAGCTCTGTTGAAAGATATAATAGAGCAGTTTCATAACAGCACTCATGAGGGATTTTTTAAAACTCTTCATCGGATACGATCAACCTTTTACTGTCCTAATCTCAAGAAAAGAGTGAGGGACTTTATTAGGGAATGTGATGTTTGTCAGAGGCATAAGATGGAGCACACTTCTCCGGCTGGACTTCTTCAACCTCTTCCCATTCCCAATAAAATTTGGGAAGACATTTCCATGGACTTTATTGATGGACTCCCAAACTCCCAGGGTAAGTCTGTGATATTTGTGGTGGTGGATAGACTCTCAAAgtatgctcacttcattcctattTCCCATCCTTATACTGCTGTAACGGTTGCTagaatattttttgataatattttcaaGTTACATGGAATGCCACTGACCATAGTTTGTGATCAGGACCCTGCTTTTACAAGTTTATTTTGGAGACAATTGTTTGACTTGAGTGGCACCCGATTCAATTTTAGTTCAGCTTATCACCCCCAAACTGACGGGTAGACAGAGGTGGTAAACCGTATTTTAGAGATGTATCTCAGATGTTTCACAAGTTCCCAACCGAAGTTATGGACAAAGTGGCTGTCATGGGCTGAATATTGTTACAATACAAGGGTTCATTCTGCAACAGGGAAGTCTCCTTTTGAGGTAGTTTATGGGAGATCACCTCCTGCACTTCTTATTTATGTTTCTGGTATAGCCAAAGTCCAGGCAGTTGAGCGGGAATTGGTTGATCGTGACATCATGATTAAGGAGCTTAAGGGAAAAATTCAATTGGCTCAGAATCGCATGAAGCGGGTGTATGATTCGAAACATCAGGAGCGTGAATTTGAAGTTGGTGATATGGTTTTTCTTAAGTTGCATCCCTATAGACAGCAATCTCTAGCTTTGCGGAAGAATTTTAAATTAGCAGCAAGGTTTTTTGGCCCTTTTAGGGTACTGCAGAAAATAGGAAAGGTAGCTTATAAATTGGATTTACCGCAAAATGCTAAGATACATCCTGTATTCCATATATCGCTTCTTAAGAAACAGATTGGGACCAAAAGCGTTGTGCTTCCACAGTTACCTTTTTTTCATGAGCTTGGGGAATTAATTCCGCATCCTGTAGCAATTCTGGACAGCAGAGTTCGACGCAAGAAGTTGGAGGTGTTGGTTCACTGGCAAGGGTTGCCCCCCTCTGAGGCCATGTGGGAAGAGTTAGCTAGAATTAAATCCAGCTTtccagatgtaatacccggctagactccggtatcggaattcctaccgtccggtggaatttcggatgtcgggaacctctagaagggtaaaaacatgttttataaaatgttttcatgaattttaatggttttaagtatgaaattaaatgagtttttgcatgaaaagtccttggaggaaaacccaggttcggccgccgaaagccaagttcggccgccgaacatgcatgcgttttggaggcacgttaggcccccgaaagcatgagttagggaagtccaggttcggccgccgaaagtcaagttcggccgccgaaagtcaagttcggccccgaacattgcatggatgcggaggcactttcggcccccgaacgtggcctggccagccacctataaatggggcacttagccgaaatgggcaagctttctcccattttcggccaccgcaagcttccgaccttccctttgcaactcttgtgttcttcttccaaatctcttccatttttcttgagttttaaactcatatttgcaagtttgagcatttaaaccaagttttggagctttgggaactcaggagctcattttcgtggatctctaagtttaggtcgtctccctctcgatcttcaagaggtaagagccgatcttaagccccttatgtgttttaaataagttttatgcaagatctatgggtagaaatgcatgttaggttatatgttgagttataggttaatgttgatgttttgaacaatgtgtgttgattgtgtgtgtttgaagtgttgtagttggggtatatgactgtttgagacccctaggaacttgtatgcatgttttggttgagatttatgcatgatttgaggttttgggaggcaaggggttcatgtgaaccaagtttctgcccttctggcagaaaccaggttcggccgccgaagggagcttcggccgccgaacccccttgtggaggcagcattcggctgccgaagcttgcccccgaatgaagactttcggatctgtctgggaggttcggccgccgaaggtgccgccgaacctgcctgactttcggctctggagggactttcggccgccgaacctgccgccgaaagtgccctgttcagccacttcttgcatgtttttatgtgatgttttcaggatgttttagggggtttttggggagtatattagagttgtatttacgtatgtttggtccctcatttgagtccacctgtgtaggttcggacccgaagaaccgaggaccccagcagtgagttcagctgcttcggtgttgtcagagtcagccagaggtgagtggaactaaaacttaatcttttaaattaaatgctttatcatgtttcatgcatcatgattatgcaataggatgattgcattagttttcacgaatatgccgcattgcataaattgttgttgttgtgggtgaatgtcggatgacccagttagtccatgacaggaagaccaggccccagtctacaggcctggcacagagtaagaaagaccaggccccagtctacaggcctggcacagagtaagaaagaccaggccccagtctacaggcctggcacagagtaaggaaagaccaggatcccatcctatggtctagcacggttatgggacttgaagaccaggagcccagaggaggccctgggaaaatggtaagtaatgtatgttctgacaggaaagaccaggaccccattctacaggcctggcacagagttaacttggactaattggtgacaggttcacccaacccttatgtgaactgtttgtgttatgatgcatttcatagagcatagtgttaatatgttttatagttcagctcactaggcttttagctcacccctctcccttttatccccaggtttgcaggtacagtatagtgcgggagtccggatagagtaaagaagtcatgcttatgtaatagctagcaatggacatgatcaaattgtaatgtcttaatcagtatagttatgtaatgagatgatgtatatggatgttagaggtgtgcttgaccatagatggttgttatcccttttattacatgatcttagagatttttatgatgtttatgtaaaccaactcaacgtatgttatgtcaccccttgggggcattgatgagattccacagtgggatcaatgttatgttaatgtttatgcacaggttgagtttggttgatgttcatggaaagaaaagttttaatttttatgcatgttgttgatcatgtatgggattatacaggtttacaggttttatgtcaggcttgctacgggtcccggcggccttaagtcgacccggatcctagcaccggtagcggtccaattttcgggtcgttgcagaatggtatcagagccctaggttcatatggtcggacctagagtgtcgggctcatagatgtcatagaaggtcaagcacaataggaaagatcatgtccactaggataggatgtggagtcctgtcttgcatgatgatgtgaaatgccatgattttatgcatgtgcattaatgatatgctatgatatgtgatgtatgtgatgcgggttcatgtgtgcccacatgaaccatatgatgctaatgtttgtgctatgtgtaccgtttttcagaaaacaggatgaggggaactcgtcgatcagcgagattgactggagtgccacctgaggatgagggcatgagcgcccgtcctcctacattgcctagggcaatgtcaagcaggtccaacagggacagagcagtaagagaccctagaaggtctttggatctgggtaggagcagatcagtcagaggaacagttcagggaggaatgtctgagagcatgggggatgagatggatgtagagcaaaggagggatggcagtctgggagttggtatgtcggaagaaggtatgggagagtcccaaggaggcactcaggcctcgggatttgttcagccaccccactacccacacttctcacaacaccccgggtattcgatgggaggtacatcggattaccctagtttcaccccttatcccacacagatgccatacccaccatactacccaccgtactctcagtacccaatgtatccacctccaccctattatccaagtccagcaaaccctacctcagaaaatgttgcaccatctccaccacctgcagaaccagtagccccagttgttcagccacctagacctagctcagccagtgggagcaaggttaagatgaccgattacatgaaattgggtgctcctcagtatgaaaaagggg is a window from the Manihot esculenta cultivar AM560-2 chromosome 16, M.esculenta_v8, whole genome shotgun sequence genome containing:
- the LOC110603257 gene encoding uncharacterized protein LOC110603257 translates to MDQRVELLEQSVQSLSGGQEGIAKRLEELFSQLNSRMDRLSIQSSPGKGVEYEAHTPESRTNLTRSGSTSYTPKLVKLDFPRFDEKEDPSSWVCRAEQFFQFHHTLDDERVEIASFHLVGDAQLWYQLLKQENPVITWADFKEGFYARYGPNQLVDYFGELSKLQQRRTVQMYQTQFEKLLAKVGPLSQARQVGCFVSGLISSIRTNVQANRPKSLSEAIALARLYEARNSVQVKGTSTTSRPAFQTSRPSPVISQLAANPIKRLTWEELNERKKLGLCFKCNEKFGLGHRCKKLFSIQAVLEESDDDMEMEIEEQDQTEVPAISLHAISGFEGPDKMRLRGKLANQFGTILVDSGSTHNFVSEKFARKAGIEPTTSKKIKVLVASGEELMSSGKCTQTEILIQGVPIIVDLYILPLEGYDVVLGTQWLRTLGTIIWDFSDLLMTFNLDGKQVILQGSIVPDNQLISAYRMEHLIQFAKKGFLLQIIGDQSDSPEIPKLHPQIQAFLDKFRVVANEPVGLPPQWLHDHKIPLKNSEPISVRPYRYPHYQ